CCCTGGGCGGAGATGGACGACGAGCGGCCCGACACCGACCCCGAGCTGGGCAAGGTGCTCACGCTGCGTCGGCTGCTCGAGACGGTCGCCGACTACCACCGGCCGGTCGAGCTGGCGATCGAGACCAAGCACCCGACGCGCTACGCCGGGCTGGTGGAGAAGCGGCTGGTCGAGCTGCTGGAGGAGTTCGGGTGGACCGGGGCCGACGCACCGGTGCGGGTGATGTCGTTCTCCTGGTTGGCCCTGCGCCGCGTCCGCCGCCTGGCCCCGGATCTCGACCTGGTGATGCTGGTCGAGAACCGGCAGCAGTGGTACCGCGCCAAGCCGTTCCTCGAGCCCGACGCCGTCGCCGGTCCGGGCATCGAGCTGGTGCGCGAGCACCCCGACCTGGTGCGCCGGATGATCGAGCTGCACGGGCGCCGCGTCCACTGCTGGGTGGTCAACGAGCCGGACGACGTGGAGCTGTGCCGCGACCTGGGGATCGAGGCCGTCATCACCGACACCCCGGGTGCCGTCGGACGGCACCTGGCGGGATCGGGGGCGTGACCGTGGCTGCCGACGCCGGTGCGTTTCGTCCTGGTCCGTGCGGGGCACCCTCCCGAGCACCGTGCCGCGCGGTGACCCCCGACCCGAGGACGACGATGACAATGACCTCCTCCCACGCAGGCCCTGCCCCCGTGGACCCCGTCGCGCTCGCGCTCCCCTTCGCCCCCGAGAGCGCGGCCGTCGCCCGCCACCGGCTGCGCGACTGGCTCGACGCCCTCGGCGCCGGCCTCGACCAGCTCGACGACGCCCGCCTGCTCGTGAGCGAGCTCGTCGGCAACGCCGTGCGCCACGCCCGCCCACTGGCCGACGACACCCTCCAGGTCGCCTTCGACCGCCACGAGAGCGCGCTCGCCATCGCCGTCACCGACGGCGGCTCCGTGACCGCCCCGCGCCGGGTCGACTCCTCGGTGTCCGACCTGTCGGGCCGTGGCCTGTCGATCGTCGAGACCCTGGCCAGCAGCTGGTGGGTCGAGTCCACCCGCTCGCGCACCACCGTGCACGCCGTCCTCAGCCTGACCTGATCCCGGCGGCGCCTAGGCTGTCGCCCCATGGGCAAGAAGTCACGCATCAAGCACCGCTCCACCGCCACCGTCGAGACCGCGCCCGACGCGGTCGGGCCGCGTCAGCCGTGCCCCTGCGGCTCGGGCCGCCGCTACAAGGCCTGCCACGGCAGCGGTGACAGCTCCTCGCCGTACGTCGCCCGCCCCTTCGACGGCCTGGCCGCCGAGTCCGACCTCGTGGCCCTGCGCGAGTTCGTCCCCGCCGCCACCGCACCGCTGCGGCTCCGGGAGCCCCACGAGCGCTCGGTGCAGGTGTGCTCGCTGCTGCCCGGCGCCGCGCCGGCCATGGTCCGCGACGACGGCAGCGTCTGGCTGGGCCTGCAGGTCCAGCACGGCTACGGCGACCCGAGCCGCGACCTCGGGGCCGTGCTGCTCGAGGCCCTGGAGGCCGAGCCCGGCAGCCTGGTCAGCCTCACCTCCCCGCCCGGCGAGGGCCCGCGCCTGGAGGACCTCGTGGTCGACGAGCCGCTCGAGATCACCGTCCACGACGGCTTCGACTACTGGGTCGCCGACGTCGAGGACCCCGACGGCACCATGGCCGGTGCCCTGGCCCAGGCCAACGAGGCGGCCGCGCCGACGCAGCGGATGACGTCGGCCGCGGCGGCGTACTGGACGCGGATGGGCGAGCGCGAGTACCTCCGCTGGGTGCTGCCGCACCCCGAGGACGCCGTGCTCGACGCGCTCGCGCGCATGCACGTCCTGGGCGACGAGTCGCTGGTCGAGGGCGACCGGCTGATCGGGATGTTCCGGGCGCACGGCCTGGTCGTGCCGGTGTGGGACCTGCCTCGCGGCACCGGCCCCGACGCGGTCGACGAGCGCCTCGGGGCCGTCGCCGCGCGGCTGGAGGAGCTGCTCGCCGACCCCAGCCCGCTGACGTCGGAGGAGCGCTCCGCGCGCTCCGGCCTGGCGAGCCGCCAGCTCACCATCCGCTGACCCGCCGCACTGGGCCGACCGCAGTTGTCGGTGGCCCGGCGGATGCCGTACATTCGAGGTGCCCGGCCGATGTTGTCCCCCCCGTCAACACCGGCCGGGCACTTTCGTGCCCGGCCCAGGTCGGGGGTGGCCGGTCTCCCGGCCCCGAGGTCACTGGACCTGGTCGTCGACCTTGACGTTGAAGTTCACCTTGCCGGCGTCGGTGACCGACGTCGTGGTGACGGTGACGCCGAGCTTGTCCGAGCCCGCCGTCAGGGTGCACTCGGTGGTGGCACCCTTCTCGGCCTTGAGCTCGTCGGGGCACGACATGTCGTCGGGCGCCTGACCGACCTGCTTCTCCAGCGCGGCCGAGACCTGCTTCTCCAGCTCGCTCCCGCTGACCGCCTCGGGCTTGGTGCCCGCGGAGCACCCAGCGGCGGACAGCAGGACGAGGGACGCAGCCAGGACCGAGAACGTGCGACGCATGGTTTCCTCCGATGTCGGGTGACCGCCGAGGTGTGAGGTTTGGCGCGTGCGGCGGCCGGGGACAACGTAGCGTGACTCGGGTCGCCTTTCGGGCTGATCCCGGGCGAATCGACCATCGAGCCGGGGGGCACGAGCACATGTCAGGTGAGTTCGACGTCGACACGGGCGAGCTGCGCGCCGCCGCGAGCGACATCAGGGCGGCGGTCGCCTCCGTCGCGGGCTGGACGATGCCGTCCGACGGGGCCAGCGCGACCAGCTTCGGGCACGACCAGGTGGCCCAGATGTACGTCGACCTGTGCGCCAAGCTCACCGAGACGGTGACGAGCACCGCCGAGGGCACGACGCAGGCGGCGGCGGACCTCGACTCCAGCGCCACGACGTACGACACGACCGACACCACGGCCGGCGCCTACCTCGGCGGCTTCGGGATCCCGGGGGTGACGCCGTGAGCATCCCGAAGGGGGCCGCGCTCGGCTCCACCAGCGACCCCAAGGCCCTCGTCGTCGGAGACGCGTCGAGCCTGGACAGCGCCGCCGACAAGCTCAAGACCGAGGCCACGAAGATCCGCGACGTCGGCCTCGACCTCAAGGCCGTCAAGACCCCCTCGTGGACCGGGGCGGCCAGCGACGGCTTCTGGATGTTCTTCGGCGCCGAGCCCCAGGTCTGGCAGGCCATCGCCGACGTCATGACCACGTCGGAGGCCGCGCTGCGCGACCAGGCCGGCGCGCTGCGCACCGCCCAGGACAAGGCCCAGGACGCCATCGACAAGTGGGAGGAGGGCGAGCAGGCGACGCAGACCGCCACCACCGCCTACAACGACCGCGTCGAGAAGCACAACACCACGATCGAGAACGGCGGCTTCTCGCTGCCGCCCGGCCCCTTCTCCGACCCGGGCGACGCCCTGCGCGAGGAGGCCCAGCAGATCCTCGACGACGCCGCCACCGCCCTCGACGAGGCCGGCCTGCAGAACGCCGGCACGCTCGCCGAGCTCGGCGGGCTGTCGTGGAACGAGAGCACCGGCGACGTCGAGGGCCCGGGGGTCGACGGCGAGGTCGACGGGCCGTCGTTCAGCCACTCCGACCCCAACGCCTTCGGCGGCGACGACAAGCCGTGGAAGAAGCCCGGGGAGGACGGCTACTCCGCCTCGCTCTCCCTCGGCTCGATCTCCGGGTCGGCGTACCTCGCCCAGGTGTCGGGCTCGACCGAGGGCAACTACCACGGCATCGACTACGCCGCGGAGGGCGAGGTCTTCCTCGGGGCCGAGGCCGACGCCGGCATCAACGTCACCGACACCAGCGTCGAGGCCACCGCGAGCGCGACGGTCGGGGTCTCGGCCAGCGGCTCGGCCAGCGCCGAGTACGGCTACCTCGGCGTCGAGGCCGAGGGCAGCGCCATGGCCGGCGCCACCGCCGAGGGCACCATCGGCGTGGGCACCGACGGCGTGCACGCCAGCGGCGAGGTCTTCGCGGGGGCGCAGGCCGAGGGCTCGATCGGCGGCGACGTCGGCGGCGTCGGCGGCGCCGTCACCGGCGAGGCCTGGGCGGGCGTGGGCGCGAGCGCCGACGTCAACGCCGGGATGAACGACGACGGTTCCTTCACGATCGGCGGCCACTTCGGCGTCGGTCTCGGCATCGGCGGCCAGATCGGTGGTGAGATCACCATCGATCCCGAGGAGGTCGTCGACACCGTGGGCGACATCGCGGACGGGGTCGGGGACTTCGCCGAGGACGCCGGTGGCGCCCTCGCCGACGGCGCCGAGACCGTCGGCGGCTGGCTCGGCCTCTAGCACCCCACGACCCACCACCCAGGAGCCACCATGCCCACCACCTTCCCGATCCCGATCTCCTTCCGGCTGCCCGACGACGCCTGGCAGGCGGTGCAGCCGGAGTCGCTCGGCGTCACCAACGCGGCCTTCCTGGCCGTGCGCCGCGAGCACGTCGGCAGCGGCTACGCCCCGACCATCACCCTCAGCGGGGACGTCCTCGACGACGGGGCCAGCCTCGAGCAGGTCGCCGACGCGGCCGTCGAGGTGCTCGCGTCCCAGGCCGAGGACGTGCGGCTGGTGAAGCGGGCGACGTACGGCAGCCAGACCACGCCGGGCCTGCTGCAGCAGCTGGACTGCCAGATCTCCACCGAGGACGGTCCGCGCGACATCCGGCAGCTGCAGGCGCTGATCGAGCTCACCGACGTGGACGACCCGTCACGTCGCGCGGTCGCCAAGGTCGTGCTCAGCACCACCCGGGGCCAGCACGACGTCTACCTGCCGGAGTTCCAGCAGTTCCTGCGCACGCTGCGCCCGGGCCCCCAGGCGGGCTGAGCCCGCCCGGGCGGCTCGGACGACGCGTCGCGGGTCAGAGCAGGACGAGCAGCAGCACGACGACCACGAGCACCAGCACGAGGGCGCCGACCGCGAAGGCGATGCCGATCTTCTGCTGCGTGCCGGCCTGCTCCTTCCAGCCCTGCTGCTGGGCGGGCTCGCGGATCAGCTTGCGGCCCTCGCTGGAGTCGAAGCTGTAGTCGACGACCTTGCCGAAGTCGCCGTCCTGGTTCACGGCGTACGTCTTCTCGAAGCTCTTGGACTCCAGGCGTCCCATGGAGCGCGACAGCCGGGCGCCCATGGTCGGGACGGGGGTGCCGCCGCTGACGTCGGCGCCGCGCTTCCAGGTGAGCTCGTAGCTGTCGTCGGTGATCGACATCGTCTGCGAGGCCTCGTCGAGCTTGACCCGGTAGGTGAAGGTCTTCTCGAGCTTCTTCTGGTACATCAGCGTGTAGTACGTCGCGTCGGCGAGGTCGATGCCGACGTCGAACCCGTCGGCGGTCTCCTCGAGCTTGTACGGCGTGCCCTCGGTGCGGGCGCGGACGGCTGCGATCAGCTCCTGCTTGGTGCTCATGGCACCAACCTAGCGGCGGCTCACAGCTCGTCGCGGGCGATCGGGCACGACATGCAGCGCGGGCCGCCACGACCCGAGCCGAGCTCCGAGCCGGAGATCGCGATCACCTCGATGCCGGCCTCCTCGAGGCGGGCGTTGGTCTCGACGTTGCGCTCGTAGGCGACCGCCACCCGCGGCGCGACGGCCAGGGTGTTGTTGCCGTCGTCCCACTGCTCGCGCTCGGCGGTGACGGGGTCGAGGCCGGTGTCGATCTGGTGCAGCGCGTCGATGCCCATCGCGCGGGCGGCGGCCACCAGGAACGGCGCGCTGTCGGAGACCTGGAGCTGGCCGTCCTCGGTGGCGGTGACCGTGTGGGCGGCGAGGTGGTCGGCGACGTTGGGGTACATCACGATCTTGTCGACGTCGACCATCGTGCAGACGGTGTCGAGGTGCATGGTCGCCCGCTCCTGGGCGATCGGGACGGCGAGCACGGTGTGGGCACCCCCGTCGGCGAGCAGCTGGCGGGCCAGGCGCTCGACGCCGGCGGGCGTGGTGCGCTCGCCCACGCCCACGGCCACCACGCCGGCCGAGAGCAGCAGCACGTCGCCGCCCTCGACGTGCTCGCGGTGCCAGCCGTGGATGGTCTCGATGCCGGAGAAGCGGGGGTGCAGGGTGTAGATCAGCTCGGTCAGCTGGGTCTCGCGGTCGCGGGCGGGCATCGCGAGCGAGGTGACCGCGACCTTGTCGCGGATCCACACGCTCGAGTCGCGGGTGAAGAGCAGGTTGGGCAGCGGGTCGATGAGGAAGTCGTCGCTGTGCAGCAGGCTGGTCACCAGCCCGAAGCCGCCGCGCACCTCGTCGTTGCGCAGGCCGGCGGTGAGCGCGTCGGTCAGCTCGGCCGGCGACAGCTCGCCCAGCCAGCCGCGCAGGTGGTCGCGCAGGGTGTCGCCGAGGCGCAGCGACTGGGTGACGCCGGCCACCGCCCGGGCGCGCGCCTCCTCGCTGGCGAGCGTCTCGGTGAGCAGCTCGGTGAGGTAGAGCACCTCGACGTCGCGCGAGCGCAGCGCGTCGGCGAAGGCGTCGTGCTCCTCCTGGGCCCGGCTGACCCACGGGATGCCGTCGAAGAGCAGCTGGTCGTTGTTGCGCGGCGTCAGGCGCTGCAGCTCGGGGCCGGGCCGGTGCAGCATCACCGTGCGCAACCGCCCGACCTCGCTCGAGACCCCGGGCGGGCGGGTGGAGGTGGCGGGGGTGGCGGAGGACGCGTCGCTCATGGCGGCAGCCTAGGGCCAGCGGAGGTGACCCGGGTGGTCCGCGTCAGGCCAGCAGCTCGTACGCCGTCAGGGCCGCCAGCAGCAGGCACACGCCGGAGCCGAGGTAGTGGATCGTCGAGAGCCGGACGTGCCTGAGCAGCACCCGACCGACCAGGATCGCGAGGCCCGACACCGCGAGCAGCGCGCCCCAGGCGCCGACAAACACGCTCAGCGGCTCGCGGTAGCGACCCACCAGGCTGATCGTCAGCAGCTGCGAGAGGTCGCCCCACTCGGCGGCGAACAGCACGAGGAACGACGCCCCGACCGCCTTGAGGCCGGTGCGGGTCTCGGTCGCCTTGGCCGCGAACTCGTCCTCGGCCTCCTGCTCGCCGGCGTCGGCGCCCGGGGCCGCGCGGAACAACAGCACCGCGCCGGCCAGGAAGATCACCAGCGCGACGCTGGTGACCACCCAGTCCGGCAGGTACGTTGTCAAGTGGCCGGCCAGCACGGCGATGAGGGTCTGGACCAGGAAGGCCAGGCCGACCCCGATCCAGACCATGAGCGGCCGGTAGCGCGTGGAGAGCACCAGCGCGGCGATGAAGGTCTTGTCGGGCAGCTCGACGAGGAAGATCGCGCCGAACACGACGGCGACGACGGCGAGGTCCATCAGGGCTCCTGAGGCGGGGGGTCGGTGAAGCGGTCGGTCGCGGCGGCGACCGCGCGGGCCATCACGGTGCGGGCGGGGAGCCCGAGGGCCCGGGCTGCGGCGGCGACGTCCTCGAACTCCGGCTGGGCGGTGAGCAGCTCGCCGTCGAGGCGGGCCAGCTTGACCGCGACCCGCTGCCCGTCGACGTGCACCAGGCCCATCTCGCGGTCGAGGGCGTGCTTGCCCACGCGGTGCTCGCGCATGCCGATGGTCGAGGTGTGGCGGTAGACCTCGCGCCGCACCTCCTCGCCCCGCTCGGGGGTGACCAGGACGCTGAGGGTGTGGGCCGGGCGGCCCTTCTTCATGAGGATCGGGGTCAGCCAGGCGTCGCTCGCCCCGGCCGCCAGCAGCGCCGCCAGCACGCCGGGCCACAGCCGTGGGTCGAGGTCGTCGACGTTGGTCTCCAGCACCACGGGCCGGGAGTCACCGGTGCCGAGCGCGCCGATCGGGGCCTGCTCGCCGGCCGCGGCCGTCGAGACCCCCACCAGGAGCCGCAGCACGTTGGCGTGGCCGGCGGGGTCGCGACCGCCGGCGCCGACCCCCACCTGCTCCACGCGCATCGGCGGCTGGGCGGCGAACTCGTCGGCCAGGGTGGTGAGCAGGGCGGCCCCGGTGGGGGTGCACAGCTCGAGGTCCACCGGCCCGCCGTACGACGGGACGCCGCGCAGCAGCTCGACCACCGCCGGCGGCGGGACCGGCAGCACGCCGTGGGCGGTGCGCACCGTGCCGCCGCCGACCGCGACCGGCGAGGCGACCAGGCTGCCCAGCTCGAGGTGGACCAGGCCCGCGACCACCCCGACGACGTCGGCGATGGCGTCCAGCGCCCCGACCTCGTGGAAGTGCACGTCGGCCGGCTCGGTGCCGTGCACCCGTGCCTCGGCCTCGGCCAGCCGCTCGAAGACGTCGTGGGCCCAGGAGCGGACGTCCTCGTGGAGGCCGGCGCCGGCCAGCAGCCGCTCGACGTCGCGCCAGGTGCGGTGCGGGACGTCGTCGACCGACGGGTCGGCGACCTCCACGTGGCAGCGGGTGGCGGCGAACCCGCCGCGGGTGACGCGCTCGGAGGAGAGCCGCACCTGGCCCGGCGCCACCTTGTCGACGGCCTCGGCCATCACGCCGACGGGCACCCCGGCCCCGACCAGCGCCCCGAGCAGCATGTCGCCGCTGGCGCCCGAGGAGGCGTCGACCCAGGCGACCCGCCGGGCCTCAGCCATCGACGGCGCCCCGGGCGTTGCGGGCCACGCGGGCGGCGTGGACGCCGGCGCCGTACCCGTTGTCGATGTTGACCACCGTCACCCCGGGGGCGCACGAGCTCAGCATGCCGAGCAGGGCGGCGACGCCGCCGAGGGAGGCGCCGTAGCCGACGCTGGTCGGCACCGCGACGAGGGGCACGCCCGTGAGCCCGCCGACCACGCTGGGCAGGGCGCCCTCCATGCCGGCCACCACGACCAGGCAGTCGGCGGTGTCCAGCCGGTCGCGCACGGCCAGCAGGCGGTGCAGGCCCGCGACGCCGACGTCCCGGACCTGCTCGACGCCCGCGCCGTGCACGCGCACGGCGAGCTCCACCTCCGCCGCGACCGGGGCGTCCGACGTGCCGGCGCTCAGCACCAGCACCCGTCCGCGCGCCGGGGGCAGCGGGCCGAGCCAGGCGCAGCGCGCGACCGCGTCGGTGCGGGCGTCCGGCAGCTCGGCGGCGACGTGGGCCAGCGCGTCCTCGTCCAGCCGGGTCGCGAGCACGGCACGGTCGGGGTGGCGCTCGTGGAGGGTGCGCAGGATGCCGACGACCTGGGCGGGCGTCTTGCCCGCGCCGTAGACGACCTCGGGGTCACCGGTGCGACCGGCGCGGTCGAGGTCGACCCGGGCGTAGCCGAGGTCCTCGACGCGGTCGCTCGGGGGCTCGCCGGTCGCAGTCACGCGGGCCACGCTATCGCCGGTGGCCCCGGGCCTACTCGGGGACGTTGCCGCCGTCGTCGCCGAGGCGGTAGGGCGTGGTGACGCCGTCGTACATGAGGTGGGTGACCAGGCCCTCCCGCGCGTGCGCCAGGTTGTGGCAGTGGTCCATCCAGATCCCGGGGTTGTCGGCCACGAACGCCACCTCGAAGCGGTGCCCGTCGCCCACGTCGAGGGAGTCGAACCACCAGGGGCTGCCGCTGGCCGCGACGCCGTCGCGGGAGAGCACGACGGTGTGGTGGCCGTGCAGGTGCATCGGGTGGACCGTGCCGCTGTGGTTGGAGATCGACACCCGCACCACGTCGCCCTCGCGCACGACGAACATCGGCATGTCGGGCAGCAGCCGGCCGTTGACGCTCCACCACAGCCCGGGGCGCCCGTCGAGGAAGCCCGGCCGGCGGCCGATGGAGTAGCCGAACCGGCGGTCGGCCCGATCGGGGTCCAGGCCCAGGTCGGCGGGCTCGCCGTACGTCAGCAGGTCGACGCGGTCCCCCGGCTCCGGCACCTCGGGGGCGCTCGCGCCCTCCGGACCGATGACCAGCCCGACGTCCCCGGGCAGGGAGACCCGCACGGCACTGCCGTCGGCGGGCACGTCCAGCTCGAGGTCGACCCGGCCACCGGCCGGCACCGCGACCGCGCGGTCGCGGACCACGCCGGGGCGGTGGACGTCGGTGCCGTCCACCGCCACCAGGCGGTACGCCGCGCCCGCCCAGACCGCGGTGGGCCCGTCGTCGGTGTTGACCACCCGCACCCGGACGCGCTCGCCGGGGTCCGCGACGACCGCCTCGACGCCGTGGCGGCCGTTGACGGTCGGCTTCCCGGCGTACAGGTGGGCCAGCGCGAGCACGTCGCGCGGCCCCCGGTCGCCCCGCGGGTGGACCACGAGCGGGCCGAGCAGCCCGCCGACGACCTGCTCGTGGGAGAGCTGGTGGGAGTGGTACCAGTAGGTCCCGGCGTCCGGCGCCACCCAGCGGTAGGTGTGGGACTCCCCCGGCGCGACGGCGTCCTGGGTCACGCCCGCGACGCCGTCCTCGGCGTTGGGCACGTCGACGCCGTGCCAGTGCAGGGCCACCCCGCCCGCCACGTCGGCGTTGCGCAGCGTCACCTCGACGAGGTCGCCGACCTCCGCCTCGACCAGCGGGCCGGGCGAGGAGCCGTCGAGGGTGTAGCCCTCGACCTGCTCGCCGTCGGCGAGCCGCACGGTGCCCTGCCGGGCCGTGAGGTCGACGACCACGTCGGGCTCCCCCGTCCGGGGCCCGGACAGCTCGGCGACGCTGGTGCTGCCGTGGCCGCCGTGGCTGCTGCTCCCGGGGCCGCCCCCGAGGTCCATCTCGCCCATCTCCGCCGCGGAGTACGACGCGGGCAGCAGGCTCGACCACCACAGCCACGCCAGGGGTCCGACCAGCGCCAGCGTGAGGGCGACCGCCACCAGGAGGCGGGTCCGGCCCCCGACCCGGCCCCCGACACGGCCGCCGAGCCGATCACCGGCTCGACCCCGGTCCCGGGCGCTCACCCGACGGCGGCGGCCCCCGCCGACCGCTCGACGGGCTCGTCGGCGACGCCGGCCTGGCGCGCCGCCCGCAGGGCCACCAGGAAGAGCAGCAGCGCCCAGAACCCGTGCACGAACCCGAGGAACGGGACGCCGTGGGCGAACATGCCGAGCAGCACCTGGACGACCACCCCGCCGAACACCATGCCGGCGTACGCCGCGCCCTTCGGCACGCGGGCGAAGAACGACACGACGAGGAGCACCAGGGCCACGAGCGGGATCAGCACGGTGCCGCTGATGCCGTGGATCGCGAACCCGAGGACCTCCGGGAAGGGGGTCTCGTCGCTCTCCATGGTCGCGGTGGACAGGGTGTTGCCGTCCTCGACCCAGGCGGACAGGCCGAAGACCGCCCAGGCGATGGCAGCGGCCTGGAGCAGGATCAGGGCGTCGATGGTGTAGGCGAGGTAGCGGTAGGCAGCACGCATGGGGGCCTCCTGTGGACGTGGGCTACCCGGACAGGGCAGCGTCAGGAGGCGTGGGCGCGCAACGCAGATACGCCCCGGGTGTCAGCTGGACTGGTCCGCTGACCTGGTCAAACGCCGCGATCCCCGTCGAACCGGAAGGCGTCGGCGGGGTAGACCCCCAGGATCTTCACGTCGGTGGTGAAGAACGCCAGCTCCTCGAGCGCCCGCTCCAGCGGCAGGTCGAGGGGATGCCCGTCGACCTCGGCGAGGAACTGGGTGGCGCCGGTGAACTGCCCGTCGACCATGTAGCTCTCGAGCTTGGTCATGTTGACGCCGTTGGTGGCGAAGCCGCCGAGCGCCTTGTAGAGCGCGGCCGGCAGGTTGCGCACGTTGAAGATGAAGCTGGTCACGACCGGGCCGCCGCCCCGGGGCGCCTCGACGAGGTCGCGGGAGAGCACCACGAAGCGGGTGGTGTTGTGGTCCTCGTCCTCGACGTCGTCCTGCAGGATCCGCAGGCCGTAGGTGTCGGCGGCCAGCGGCGGCGAGATCGCGCCCTGGGTGAGGTCGCCGGCCTCGGCCACCTCGCGCGCCGCTCCCGCGGTGTCGCCGGAGATGACCGGGCGCAGGCCGTGCTCGCGGATCACCTTGCGGCACTGCCCGAGCGCGTGGACGTGGCTGTGCACGGTCTCCAGCGACTCCAGGGTGGCGCCCGGCAGCGCCATCAGCGCGAACCGGATGCGCAGGAAGTGCTCGCCCACGATGTGCAGCGACGAGGTCGGCAGGAAGTGGTGGATGTCGGCGACCCGGCCGGCGATCGAGTTGTCGATCGGGATCATGGCCAGCTCGGCGTCGCCGCCCTCGACGACCGCGAAGACGTCCTCGAACGACGCGCACGGCACCGGCTCCCAGTCGGGGTAGGCCTGCTTGCACACGATGTGGGAGTTGGCGCCCGGCTCGCCCTGGTAGGCGATCCGACGGCGCGGCGAGTCGGTCACGGGGCCGAGTTTCCCACGGCCGGGTCGCGGGCCCCGCGCGTCGTCACCCCGCGAGAACGGCCGCTCTCTAGGCTCGGCGCGTGACGACCACCCTCGCTGTTCTGGCCCTCCTGGTCGCCCTCGCCGCGCTCGCCGTGGCGCTCACCGGCCGGCGCACGGCACCGCGGAGCGCCGCCGAGACCCCGAGCGACCTGCCCGAGGACGCCCGCGCGCTGCGCCAGGAGGTGGCCGCGCTCAAGGCCGAGTCGGGGCAGTCGCTGCGCCACCTCTCCGTCGTGCGGTACGACGCGTTCACCGACACCGGCGGCCAGCTCTCCTGGTCGCTGGCCCTGCTCGACGACGGCGGCAGCGGCGTGGTGGTCACCTCGATCCAGGGCCGCAACGAGTCGCGCACCTACGCCAAGAACGTCGACTCGTGGACCTCCGAGACCCAGCTGTCTCCCGAGGAGGAGG
This genomic interval from Nocardioides scoriae contains the following:
- a CDS encoding multicopper oxidase family protein, with amino-acid sequence MAVALTLALVGPLAWLWWSSLLPASYSAAEMGEMDLGGGPGSSSHGGHGSTSVAELSGPRTGEPDVVVDLTARQGTVRLADGEQVEGYTLDGSSPGPLVEAEVGDLVEVTLRNADVAGGVALHWHGVDVPNAEDGVAGVTQDAVAPGESHTYRWVAPDAGTYWYHSHQLSHEQVVGGLLGPLVVHPRGDRGPRDVLALAHLYAGKPTVNGRHGVEAVVADPGERVRVRVVNTDDGPTAVWAGAAYRLVAVDGTDVHRPGVVRDRAVAVPAGGRVDLELDVPADGSAVRVSLPGDVGLVIGPEGASAPEVPEPGDRVDLLTYGEPADLGLDPDRADRRFGYSIGRRPGFLDGRPGLWWSVNGRLLPDMPMFVVREGDVVRVSISNHSGTVHPMHLHGHHTVVLSRDGVAASGSPWWFDSLDVGDGHRFEVAFVADNPGIWMDHCHNLAHAREGLVTHLMYDGVTTPYRLGDDGGNVPE
- a CDS encoding prephenate dehydratase, whose protein sequence is MTDSPRRRIAYQGEPGANSHIVCKQAYPDWEPVPCASFEDVFAVVEGGDAELAMIPIDNSIAGRVADIHHFLPTSSLHIVGEHFLRIRFALMALPGATLESLETVHSHVHALGQCRKVIREHGLRPVISGDTAGAAREVAEAGDLTQGAISPPLAADTYGLRILQDDVEDEDHNTTRFVVLSRDLVEAPRGGGPVVTSFIFNVRNLPAALYKALGGFATNGVNMTKLESYMVDGQFTGATQFLAEVDGHPLDLPLERALEELAFFTTDVKILGVYPADAFRFDGDRGV
- a CDS encoding DUF4446 family protein — translated: MTTTLAVLALLVALAALAVALTGRRTAPRSAAETPSDLPEDARALRQEVAALKAESGQSLRHLSVVRYDAFTDTGGQLSWSLALLDDGGSGVVVTSIQGRNESRTYAKNVDSWTSETQLSPEEEDAISHARP